In Bos indicus isolate NIAB-ARS_2022 breed Sahiwal x Tharparkar chromosome 19, NIAB-ARS_B.indTharparkar_mat_pri_1.0, whole genome shotgun sequence, the following proteins share a genomic window:
- the ABI3 gene encoding ABI gene family member 3, whose amino-acid sequence MAELQQLQEFEIPTGREALRGNHSSLLRVADYCEDNYVQATDKRKALEETMAFTTQALASVAYQVGNLAGHTLRMLDLQAAALRQVEARVSTLGQMVNMHMEKVARREIGTLATVQRLPPGQKIIAPESLPHLTPYYRRPLNFSCLDDIGHGIKDLSTQLSRTGTLSRKSIKAPATPASATLGRAPRIPEPVQAPVVPDGRLSAASSASSLASAGSAEGVGGVSMTKGQAAPQPPPPPPAAPDFFLLPTSLEKLSLPPPAPELPMPLDLPPPPPLDVDDLELPPPPPPGFGSEEPSWVPDAYLEKVVTLYPYTRQKDNELSFSEGTVICITRRYSDGWCEGVCSEGSGFFPGNYVEPIS is encoded by the exons ATGGCGGAGCTACAGCAACTGCAGGAGTTTGAGATCCCCACGGGCCGGGAGGCCCTGAGGGGCAACCACAGCTCCCTGCTGCGAGTCGCAGACTACTGCGAGGACAACTACGTGCAG GCCACGGACAAGCGAAAAGCACTGGAGGAGACCATGGCTTTCACCACCCAGGCCCTGGCCAGCGTGGCCTACCAGGTGGGCAATCTGGCTGGACACACCCTGCGGATGCTGGATCTTCAGGCGGCTGCCCTGAGGCAGGTGGAAGCCCGCGTGAGCACACTGGGCCAG ATGGTGAACATGCATATGGAGAAAGTGGCCCGAAGGGAGATCGGCACCTTAGCCACTGTCCAGCGGCTGCCTCCCGGCCAGAAGATCATCGCCCCTGAGAGCCTGCCTCACCTCACGCCCTACTACAGGAGACCCCTCAACTTCAGTTGCCTGGATGACATTGGCCATGGGATCAAG GATCTGAGCACGCAGCTGTCGCGGACTGGGACCTTGTCTCGTAAGAGCATCAAGGCGCCTGCTACTCCCGCCTCCGCCACCCTAGG gagaGCACCCCGGATCCCCGAACCCGTGCAGGCCCCCGTGGTGCCCGACGGCAGACTCTCCGccgcctcctctgcctcctcactGGCCTCAGCCGG CAGCGCCGAAGGTGTCGGTGGGGTCTCCATGACCAAGGGGCAGgcagccccccaacccccacccccaccacctgcTGCCCCTGACTTCTTCCTGCTACCCACTTCGTTGGAGAAACTGTCTTTGCCCCCACCGG CCCCAGAGCTGCCCATGCCCCTCGacctgccccctcctccacccctggaTGTAGATGATCTGGAGctgccacctccacccccaccaggctTTGGGTCCGAAGAGCCCAGCTGGGTCCCTGATGCGTACTTGGAGAAAG tgGTGACACTGTACCCATACACCCGCCAGAAGGACAACGAGCTCTCCTTCTCTGAGGGCACAGTTATCTGCATCACCCGCCGCTACTCTGATGGATGGTGTGAGGGTGTCTGCTCCGAGGGGTCTGGATTCTTCCCTGGGAACTATGTGGAGCCCATCAGCTGA
- the GNGT2 gene encoding guanine nucleotide-binding protein G(I)/G(S)/G(O) subunit gamma-T2 has product MAQELSEKELLKMEVEQLKKEVKNPRALISKTGKEIKDYVEAEAGNDPLLKGIPEDKNPFKEKGGCIIS; this is encoded by the exons ATGGCCCAAGAGCTCAGCGAGAAGGAACTCTTAAAGATGGAGGTAGAGCAGCTGAAGAAGGAAGTGAAGAACCCAAGAGCTCTG ATTtccaaaacaggaaaggaaatcaAGGATTATGTGGAGGCTGAAGCAGGAAACGACCCTCTTCTTAAAGGCATCCCTGAGGACAAGAATCCCTTCAAGGAAAAAGGCGGTTGTATAATAAGCTGA